The Solea senegalensis isolate Sse05_10M linkage group LG4, IFAPA_SoseM_1, whole genome shotgun sequence genome includes a region encoding these proteins:
- the prdm2b gene encoding PR domain zinc finger protein 2 isoform X2, which translates to MWDGEEGLKEEDERSSALGTLQELQETHPMGSTDHKDVQDMATGLMEKNNGEEEEEEDEEEEEEEEDAADDLMDLTEVQQPTAQHSVAVDSMHNKPSGLLVTSGKESHKNSEQKLDSSSLRGQEPEADPDLDIDLDPDGDLESDPHGESYPCKHCERHFTTRQGLERHIHIHAITNQQTQLFKCRYCSKSFGSQVGRRRHERRHENGHKKRPGSLAGTAGLLSPVLQAEGSSPDCTSPTSQFIAIGSQFTGGNLHNSDMQRKELGPHGDHPFTLDDNGESKELHPCKYCSKAFGTHTNMRRHQRRIHERHLLPKGVRRKGMLLQEASAQQQRQQPDESLSTSPPLVYKPSADTEDEADRDDYTVDISKNISENLSFYIDGKIVSTSTVSSCEVIEVDSRAATLFGLDTVIISPSQIGQPLKVEGRVSAVKHVSNVGQPAAKRRTSTPPFIPSLKVETESAPFTASSASSSSSTSSSSNLLVGGLFQQATDSSALLREKTVYLSPKLKQLLQTQDIQKSTIAVLTESHRLASPLSVTQIPGSSGRFKRRTSSPPSSPQLSPACKTESCKAEVASSHALKVPKLENLIMPLPGSLLDKDDGDTSSPSGNNSNMHSPISSSSGGNSCNQQPLDLSNSVVRKSDSLNKVLGDSALDLSLTRKGSAEPEFKGNPAPQPLIKKRKPNTSMLEKVLMNEYVGLTLPGEEGPSVLANLTSFHSRSPTVAPDSAHPSPPSLTPVTMNPSSPGTSSMTSPTPPPPVLPTIPSPPAMPSSPLSQPSDCSALRPLPVLSPKMSPRSVEHESESDSEILPAEESKCKEEDCVTEPLDSTSTPIKDHFSRSTPSPLEPASVSLHTTEDVKNSLLNGNSNLDTDSFEMEISSKPDSAALSPQPESSSPSHSPPASEDPCPTQSLHQIKIKEEPQHCNDELSISNHAPQNGVETPSQPAALDNTTDKVAETEEVDSVYCKTFVCNVCEEPFNSIKELSGHITVHAIDWPFKCEFCVQLFEDASALLAHRTTLHGVGRIFVCSVCSKEFAFLCNLQQHQTDLHPNEVCSNTTVENGKLRPQNYTDPSRAKVESSPSTPAPEITNEPAPTADHDLVKEEPDVNGNHAEDGAEDPNEELYTTIKIMASGGGKPKGPDVRLGINQHYPSYKPPPFPYHSRSHAGSVASATNFTTHNIPQTFTTAIRCTKCGNSFDNMPELHKHILACANASDKKRYTPKKNPIPLKEIVKSPNGVVSPTAATVGQSAFRRMGQPKRLNFNQDTGKTKMSALSKKKNQLIQKAISQRNKAATTAKKVTVKTEEGLPSNVCPHCSREFTYPASLSKHMVISCPKKPVVKKGKKGLAEVKKEAVSGVDKSMNLRKKTSESEFQLTKTEPKLLGKTRARSSGATNPGSAQTSKGKPAATLGRLKRPASFPTPISANKKTKKGQVQSLPPTLPVLDTPGDTAQPQPAMRMQRADKEAAPKRLADAKSPPPKPQQPKKEERFSLRSRERVGGPVTRSLQMSGAAPPAEIKTEDPPTQEPKETQEVLTK; encoded by the exons ATGTGGGATGGGGAGGAAG GcctgaaggaggaggatgagcgGTCATCGGCCTTAGGGACCTTGCAGGAACTTCAGGAAACCCATCCCATGGGAAGCACTGACCACAAAGATGTGCAAGATATGGCAACAGGATTGATGGAGAAGAATaacggggaggaggaggaggaagaggatgaagaagaagaagaagaggaggaggatgctgcTGATGATCTGATGGATCTAACTGAAGTTCAGCAGCCAACAGCTCAGCATTCGGTCGCAGTTGATTCCATGCACAATAAGCCATCTGGCCTATTGGTGACCTCTGGTAAAGAAAGCCATAAAAATTCAGAGCAAAAGTTAGACTCTTCCTCTCTTAGAGGACAAGAACCAGAGGCTGATCCGGATCTCGACATTGACCTTGACCCTGACGGTGACCTTGAAAGTGATCCACACGGAGAGTCATATCCCTGTAAGCATTGTGAACGTCACTTCACCACCAGACAGGGTCTGGAGCGTCACATACACATTCATGCCATCACTAACCAGCAAACACAATTGTTTAAGTGCAGATACTGTAGTAAATCCTTTGGCTCTCAAGTGGGGAGGCGGCGGCATGAGAGAAGACATGAGAATGGACATAAGAAAAGGCCTGGCTCTCTCGCTGGAACTGCAGGTCTACTTAGTCCTGTGTTGCAGGCTGAAGGCTCAAGTCCTGATTGCACCAGCCCAACCAGTCAGTTTATTGCAATAGGGTCCCAGTTTACCGGAGGAAATCTACACAACTCTGACATGCAGAGGAAGGAGCTGGGGCCCCATGGTGACCATCCCTTTACATTGGATGATAATGGTGAGTCAAAGGAACTCCATCCTTGTAAATATTGCAGTAAAGCATTTggcacacacaccaacatgcGGAGACACCAACGTAGAATACACGAACGGCACTTGTTACCAAAGGGGGTTCGCAGGAAAGGAATGCTGCTGCAAGAGGCATCAGCACAGCAACAGCGACAGCAGCCTGATGAGTCCCTCAGCACCAGCCCTCCACTGGTCTACAAGCCAAGTGCAGACACAGAAGATGAGGCGGACAGGGACGATTACACAGTTGATATATCCAAAAACATCTCTGAGAATTTGAGCTTCTACATTGATGGCAAGATTGTGTCCACCAGTACGGTGAGCAGCTGTGAGGTTATAGAGGTGGACTCCAGAGCGGCAACTTTGTTTGGTCTGGACACGGTCATCATCAGCCCAAGTCAGATTGGTCAGCCGCTGAAGGTGGAGGGGCGAGTGAGTGCAGTAAAGCACGTGTCCAACGTCGGTCAGCCAGCAGCGAAGAGGAGAACATCTACGCCTCCATTTATTCCCAGCCTTAAAGTGGAGACTGAATCAGCACCTTTCACAGCCTCATCGgcatcttcatcttcctccacaTCTTCCTCATCTAACCTGCTCGTGGGAGGACTGTTCCAACAAGCCACAGATTCATCCGCACTTCTAAGAGAGAAAACCGTTTATCTATCACCTAAACTCAAACAGCTCCTTCAGACACAAGACATTCAGAAATCAACCATTGCTGTGTTAACAGAAAGCCATAGACTGGCCTCCCCGCTGTCAGTCACGCAGATACCAGGGTCGTCAGGCAGGTTTAAAAGGAGAACATCTTCTCCCCCGTCCTCTCCACAGCTCAGTCCTGCCTGTAAAACTGAGAGCTGTAAAGCTGAGGTGGCAAGCTCACACGCCCTTAAGGTGCCAAAGCTGGAGAACCTCATCATGCCCCTTCCTGGGAGCCTACTGGACAAAGATGATGGAGACACCTCGAGTCCCTCTggaaataatagtaatatgcACAGCCCAATTTCTTCTAGTAGTGGTGGAAATTCCTGTAATCAACAGCCCTTGGATCTGTCAAACTCAGTCGTTCGTAAAAGCGACAGCTTGAACAAGGTGCTTGGTGATTCTGCCCTAGATTTAAGCTTGACACGTAAGGGCAGTGCTGAGCCTGAATTTAAGGGAAATCCAGCACCACAGCCACtgataaaaaagagaaagccTAACACTAGCATGCTTGAAAAGGTGCTGATGAATGAATATGTAGGCTTGACTTTGCCAGGAGAGGAGGGCCCCTCCGTCTTAGCCAACCTAACTTCTTTCCATTCTCGCTCTCCAACTGTTGCGCCAGACTCTGCCCACCCCTCTCCACCCTCTTTGACCCCTGTCACCATGAACCCATCTTCACCTGGTACTTCCAGCATGACTTCCCCAACACCGCCTCCCCCTGTACTACCTACCATACCATCTCCACCAGCAATGCCTagctctcctctctctcagcCTTCTGACTGTTCTGCGCTCCGACCTCTTCCTGTCCTCTCGCCCAAAATGTCTCCAAGGTCAGTTGAACACGAGTCAGAGTCGGATTCAGAAATTTTGCCGGCTGAAGAAAGCAAATGCAAGGAAGAGGACTGTGTCACTGAGCCGTTGGATTCCACGAGCACTCCAATTAAAGATCACTTTAGTCGCTCCACGCCAAGCCCTCTTGAGCCTGCATCAGTCAGTCTGCACACTACAGAAGATGTGAAGAACAGCCTCCTCAATGGCAATTCAAACCTAGACACTGACTCTTTTGAAATGGAAATATCTTCAAAACCTGACTCTGCTGCTCTCTCGCCTCAACCAGAATCCTCATCTCCCTCACACTCGCCTCCTGCATCAGAAGACCCATGCCCTACACAGTCCCTCCATCAGATAAAGATAAAAGAAGAGCCACAGCACTGCAATGATGAGTTGTCCATTTCGAATCATGCACCTCAGAATGGTGTTGAAACGCCATCTCAGCCTGCTGCTCTTGATAATACAACTGATAAAGTCGCCGAGACTGAGGAAGTTGACTCCGTGTACTGCAAGACCTTTGTGTGTAATGTCTGCGAGGAGCCATTTAACTCCATCAAAGAGCTCAGTGGACATATCACAGTTCATGCTATAGACTGGCCCTTCAAGTGTGAATtctgtgtgcagctgtttgAGGATGCCTCCGCCCTGCTGGCTCACCGGACAACACTTCACGGAGTGGGCAGGATCTTTGTGTGCTCCGTCTGTTCCAAAGAGTTTGCCTTTCTCTGTAATCTCCAGCAGCACCAAACCGATCTGCATCCAAATGAGGTGTGTTCAAATACGACTGTGGAGAATGGCAAGCTCAGGCCGCAGAACTACACAGATCCATCCAGAGCCAAAGTGGAAAGCAGCCCCTCAACACCGGCACCAGAGATTACTAATGAACCCGCTCCAACCGCTGACCATGATTTAGTGAAAGAGGAACCCGATGTTAATGGTAATCATGCAGAGGATGGAGCAGAGGACCCCAATGAGGAGCTATACACTACTATAAAGATCATGGCTTCAGGAGGAGGGAAGCCTAAAGGCCCAGATGTCCGCCTTGGCATCAATCAACACTACCCCAGTTATAAACCACCCCCGTTTCCCTATCACAGTCGTTCACATGCTGGCTCGGTAGCCTCAGCCACTAACTTCACCACCCACAACATACCGCAAACTTTCACCACTGCCATTCGCTGCACCAAGTGTGGCAACAGCTTCGACAACATGCCTGAACTGCACAAGCACATATTGGCTTGCGCCAATGCAAGTGACAAGAAGCGTTACACTCCCAAGAAAAATCCCATCCCCCTCAAGGAAATAGTAAAGAGCCCAAATGGAGTTGTGTCACCCACAGCAGCTACTGTGGGCCAGAGTGCTTTCCGTAGAATGGGTCAGCCAAAGAGACTTAATTTTAATCAAGATActggtaaaacaaaaatgagtgcCCTCAGTAAGAAGAAAAACCAGCTGATCCAGAAGGCAATCTCTCAGAGAAATAAAGCTGCCACTACTGCAAAGAAAGTTACAGTTAAAACTGAAGAAGGGCTGCCCTCTAACGTCTGCCCACACTGCAGCCGAGAGTTTACTTATCCCGCAAGTCTCAGTAAACATATGGTGATCAGCTGTCCCAAGAAACCTGTGGTGAAAAAGGGCAAAAAAGGTCTAGCCGAGGTGAAAAAAGAGGCAGTGTCTGGGGTGGATAAAAGCATGAATCTGCGGAAGAAAACTTCAGAAAGTGAATTTCAGCTGACAAAAACCGAACCTAAACTCCTGGGGAAGACCAGAGCTCGAAGCTCTGGTGCAACAAACCCTGGATCCGCCCAGACAAGCAAAGGGAAACCTGCTGCTACTCTGGGCAGACTAAAAAGGCCTGCTTCGTTCCCAACACCCATTTCtgctaacaaaaaaacaaagaagggcCAAGTTCAGTCTCTACCTCCCACCCTGCCAGTCCTGGACACACCCGGTGACACGGCACAACCGCAGCCAGCCATGAGAATGCAGCGCGCAGATAAAGAAGCAGCGCCCAAGAGATTGGCGGACGCCAAATCTCCACCACCAAAACCACAACAGCCGAAGAAAGAGGAACGGTTCTCCCTGCGATCGCGAGAGCGAGTGGGTGGTCCGGTGACCAGGAGCTTACAGATGTCCGGTGCAGCGCCGCCTGCTGAAATTAAAACTGAGGACCCACCAACTCAAGAGCCAAAAGAGACTCAG GAGGTGCTGACAAAGTGA
- the prdm2b gene encoding PR domain zinc finger protein 2 isoform X1, producing MAITGGTVETLEEIPAHVWTGLPDCLSLRPSAISQSRIGVWATQLIPKGKRFGPFVGEKKKRSQVTSNVYMWEVYFPARGWMCVDATDPAKGNWLRYVNWARASDEQNLFPLEIDRAIYYKVLKPIRPGEELLVWFTVEDNPEITAALEEERANSSLSSSSSLSRKNSTRAKRARRKLLERARQAGLGGFKSGSGNKPTVKEMWDGEEGLKEEDERSSALGTLQELQETHPMGSTDHKDVQDMATGLMEKNNGEEEEEEDEEEEEEEEDAADDLMDLTEVQQPTAQHSVAVDSMHNKPSGLLVTSGKESHKNSEQKLDSSSLRGQEPEADPDLDIDLDPDGDLESDPHGESYPCKHCERHFTTRQGLERHIHIHAITNQQTQLFKCRYCSKSFGSQVGRRRHERRHENGHKKRPGSLAGTAGLLSPVLQAEGSSPDCTSPTSQFIAIGSQFTGGNLHNSDMQRKELGPHGDHPFTLDDNGESKELHPCKYCSKAFGTHTNMRRHQRRIHERHLLPKGVRRKGMLLQEASAQQQRQQPDESLSTSPPLVYKPSADTEDEADRDDYTVDISKNISENLSFYIDGKIVSTSTVSSCEVIEVDSRAATLFGLDTVIISPSQIGQPLKVEGRVSAVKHVSNVGQPAAKRRTSTPPFIPSLKVETESAPFTASSASSSSSTSSSSNLLVGGLFQQATDSSALLREKTVYLSPKLKQLLQTQDIQKSTIAVLTESHRLASPLSVTQIPGSSGRFKRRTSSPPSSPQLSPACKTESCKAEVASSHALKVPKLENLIMPLPGSLLDKDDGDTSSPSGNNSNMHSPISSSSGGNSCNQQPLDLSNSVVRKSDSLNKVLGDSALDLSLTRKGSAEPEFKGNPAPQPLIKKRKPNTSMLEKVLMNEYVGLTLPGEEGPSVLANLTSFHSRSPTVAPDSAHPSPPSLTPVTMNPSSPGTSSMTSPTPPPPVLPTIPSPPAMPSSPLSQPSDCSALRPLPVLSPKMSPRSVEHESESDSEILPAEESKCKEEDCVTEPLDSTSTPIKDHFSRSTPSPLEPASVSLHTTEDVKNSLLNGNSNLDTDSFEMEISSKPDSAALSPQPESSSPSHSPPASEDPCPTQSLHQIKIKEEPQHCNDELSISNHAPQNGVETPSQPAALDNTTDKVAETEEVDSVYCKTFVCNVCEEPFNSIKELSGHITVHAIDWPFKCEFCVQLFEDASALLAHRTTLHGVGRIFVCSVCSKEFAFLCNLQQHQTDLHPNEVCSNTTVENGKLRPQNYTDPSRAKVESSPSTPAPEITNEPAPTADHDLVKEEPDVNGNHAEDGAEDPNEELYTTIKIMASGGGKPKGPDVRLGINQHYPSYKPPPFPYHSRSHAGSVASATNFTTHNIPQTFTTAIRCTKCGNSFDNMPELHKHILACANASDKKRYTPKKNPIPLKEIVKSPNGVVSPTAATVGQSAFRRMGQPKRLNFNQDTGKTKMSALSKKKNQLIQKAISQRNKAATTAKKVTVKTEEGLPSNVCPHCSREFTYPASLSKHMVISCPKKPVVKKGKKGLAEVKKEAVSGVDKSMNLRKKTSESEFQLTKTEPKLLGKTRARSSGATNPGSAQTSKGKPAATLGRLKRPASFPTPISANKKTKKGQVQSLPPTLPVLDTPGDTAQPQPAMRMQRADKEAAPKRLADAKSPPPKPQQPKKEERFSLRSRERVGGPVTRSLQMSGAAPPAEIKTEDPPTQEPKETQEVLTK from the exons CAAGACGAAAGCTGCTGGAGAGAGCCAGACAGGCTGGTTTGGGCGGATTTAAGAGTGGAAGTGGAAACAAACCTACTGTTAAGGAGATGTGGGATGGGGAGGAAG GcctgaaggaggaggatgagcgGTCATCGGCCTTAGGGACCTTGCAGGAACTTCAGGAAACCCATCCCATGGGAAGCACTGACCACAAAGATGTGCAAGATATGGCAACAGGATTGATGGAGAAGAATaacggggaggaggaggaggaagaggatgaagaagaagaagaagaggaggaggatgctgcTGATGATCTGATGGATCTAACTGAAGTTCAGCAGCCAACAGCTCAGCATTCGGTCGCAGTTGATTCCATGCACAATAAGCCATCTGGCCTATTGGTGACCTCTGGTAAAGAAAGCCATAAAAATTCAGAGCAAAAGTTAGACTCTTCCTCTCTTAGAGGACAAGAACCAGAGGCTGATCCGGATCTCGACATTGACCTTGACCCTGACGGTGACCTTGAAAGTGATCCACACGGAGAGTCATATCCCTGTAAGCATTGTGAACGTCACTTCACCACCAGACAGGGTCTGGAGCGTCACATACACATTCATGCCATCACTAACCAGCAAACACAATTGTTTAAGTGCAGATACTGTAGTAAATCCTTTGGCTCTCAAGTGGGGAGGCGGCGGCATGAGAGAAGACATGAGAATGGACATAAGAAAAGGCCTGGCTCTCTCGCTGGAACTGCAGGTCTACTTAGTCCTGTGTTGCAGGCTGAAGGCTCAAGTCCTGATTGCACCAGCCCAACCAGTCAGTTTATTGCAATAGGGTCCCAGTTTACCGGAGGAAATCTACACAACTCTGACATGCAGAGGAAGGAGCTGGGGCCCCATGGTGACCATCCCTTTACATTGGATGATAATGGTGAGTCAAAGGAACTCCATCCTTGTAAATATTGCAGTAAAGCATTTggcacacacaccaacatgcGGAGACACCAACGTAGAATACACGAACGGCACTTGTTACCAAAGGGGGTTCGCAGGAAAGGAATGCTGCTGCAAGAGGCATCAGCACAGCAACAGCGACAGCAGCCTGATGAGTCCCTCAGCACCAGCCCTCCACTGGTCTACAAGCCAAGTGCAGACACAGAAGATGAGGCGGACAGGGACGATTACACAGTTGATATATCCAAAAACATCTCTGAGAATTTGAGCTTCTACATTGATGGCAAGATTGTGTCCACCAGTACGGTGAGCAGCTGTGAGGTTATAGAGGTGGACTCCAGAGCGGCAACTTTGTTTGGTCTGGACACGGTCATCATCAGCCCAAGTCAGATTGGTCAGCCGCTGAAGGTGGAGGGGCGAGTGAGTGCAGTAAAGCACGTGTCCAACGTCGGTCAGCCAGCAGCGAAGAGGAGAACATCTACGCCTCCATTTATTCCCAGCCTTAAAGTGGAGACTGAATCAGCACCTTTCACAGCCTCATCGgcatcttcatcttcctccacaTCTTCCTCATCTAACCTGCTCGTGGGAGGACTGTTCCAACAAGCCACAGATTCATCCGCACTTCTAAGAGAGAAAACCGTTTATCTATCACCTAAACTCAAACAGCTCCTTCAGACACAAGACATTCAGAAATCAACCATTGCTGTGTTAACAGAAAGCCATAGACTGGCCTCCCCGCTGTCAGTCACGCAGATACCAGGGTCGTCAGGCAGGTTTAAAAGGAGAACATCTTCTCCCCCGTCCTCTCCACAGCTCAGTCCTGCCTGTAAAACTGAGAGCTGTAAAGCTGAGGTGGCAAGCTCACACGCCCTTAAGGTGCCAAAGCTGGAGAACCTCATCATGCCCCTTCCTGGGAGCCTACTGGACAAAGATGATGGAGACACCTCGAGTCCCTCTggaaataatagtaatatgcACAGCCCAATTTCTTCTAGTAGTGGTGGAAATTCCTGTAATCAACAGCCCTTGGATCTGTCAAACTCAGTCGTTCGTAAAAGCGACAGCTTGAACAAGGTGCTTGGTGATTCTGCCCTAGATTTAAGCTTGACACGTAAGGGCAGTGCTGAGCCTGAATTTAAGGGAAATCCAGCACCACAGCCACtgataaaaaagagaaagccTAACACTAGCATGCTTGAAAAGGTGCTGATGAATGAATATGTAGGCTTGACTTTGCCAGGAGAGGAGGGCCCCTCCGTCTTAGCCAACCTAACTTCTTTCCATTCTCGCTCTCCAACTGTTGCGCCAGACTCTGCCCACCCCTCTCCACCCTCTTTGACCCCTGTCACCATGAACCCATCTTCACCTGGTACTTCCAGCATGACTTCCCCAACACCGCCTCCCCCTGTACTACCTACCATACCATCTCCACCAGCAATGCCTagctctcctctctctcagcCTTCTGACTGTTCTGCGCTCCGACCTCTTCCTGTCCTCTCGCCCAAAATGTCTCCAAGGTCAGTTGAACACGAGTCAGAGTCGGATTCAGAAATTTTGCCGGCTGAAGAAAGCAAATGCAAGGAAGAGGACTGTGTCACTGAGCCGTTGGATTCCACGAGCACTCCAATTAAAGATCACTTTAGTCGCTCCACGCCAAGCCCTCTTGAGCCTGCATCAGTCAGTCTGCACACTACAGAAGATGTGAAGAACAGCCTCCTCAATGGCAATTCAAACCTAGACACTGACTCTTTTGAAATGGAAATATCTTCAAAACCTGACTCTGCTGCTCTCTCGCCTCAACCAGAATCCTCATCTCCCTCACACTCGCCTCCTGCATCAGAAGACCCATGCCCTACACAGTCCCTCCATCAGATAAAGATAAAAGAAGAGCCACAGCACTGCAATGATGAGTTGTCCATTTCGAATCATGCACCTCAGAATGGTGTTGAAACGCCATCTCAGCCTGCTGCTCTTGATAATACAACTGATAAAGTCGCCGAGACTGAGGAAGTTGACTCCGTGTACTGCAAGACCTTTGTGTGTAATGTCTGCGAGGAGCCATTTAACTCCATCAAAGAGCTCAGTGGACATATCACAGTTCATGCTATAGACTGGCCCTTCAAGTGTGAATtctgtgtgcagctgtttgAGGATGCCTCCGCCCTGCTGGCTCACCGGACAACACTTCACGGAGTGGGCAGGATCTTTGTGTGCTCCGTCTGTTCCAAAGAGTTTGCCTTTCTCTGTAATCTCCAGCAGCACCAAACCGATCTGCATCCAAATGAGGTGTGTTCAAATACGACTGTGGAGAATGGCAAGCTCAGGCCGCAGAACTACACAGATCCATCCAGAGCCAAAGTGGAAAGCAGCCCCTCAACACCGGCACCAGAGATTACTAATGAACCCGCTCCAACCGCTGACCATGATTTAGTGAAAGAGGAACCCGATGTTAATGGTAATCATGCAGAGGATGGAGCAGAGGACCCCAATGAGGAGCTATACACTACTATAAAGATCATGGCTTCAGGAGGAGGGAAGCCTAAAGGCCCAGATGTCCGCCTTGGCATCAATCAACACTACCCCAGTTATAAACCACCCCCGTTTCCCTATCACAGTCGTTCACATGCTGGCTCGGTAGCCTCAGCCACTAACTTCACCACCCACAACATACCGCAAACTTTCACCACTGCCATTCGCTGCACCAAGTGTGGCAACAGCTTCGACAACATGCCTGAACTGCACAAGCACATATTGGCTTGCGCCAATGCAAGTGACAAGAAGCGTTACACTCCCAAGAAAAATCCCATCCCCCTCAAGGAAATAGTAAAGAGCCCAAATGGAGTTGTGTCACCCACAGCAGCTACTGTGGGCCAGAGTGCTTTCCGTAGAATGGGTCAGCCAAAGAGACTTAATTTTAATCAAGATActggtaaaacaaaaatgagtgcCCTCAGTAAGAAGAAAAACCAGCTGATCCAGAAGGCAATCTCTCAGAGAAATAAAGCTGCCACTACTGCAAAGAAAGTTACAGTTAAAACTGAAGAAGGGCTGCCCTCTAACGTCTGCCCACACTGCAGCCGAGAGTTTACTTATCCCGCAAGTCTCAGTAAACATATGGTGATCAGCTGTCCCAAGAAACCTGTGGTGAAAAAGGGCAAAAAAGGTCTAGCCGAGGTGAAAAAAGAGGCAGTGTCTGGGGTGGATAAAAGCATGAATCTGCGGAAGAAAACTTCAGAAAGTGAATTTCAGCTGACAAAAACCGAACCTAAACTCCTGGGGAAGACCAGAGCTCGAAGCTCTGGTGCAACAAACCCTGGATCCGCCCAGACAAGCAAAGGGAAACCTGCTGCTACTCTGGGCAGACTAAAAAGGCCTGCTTCGTTCCCAACACCCATTTCtgctaacaaaaaaacaaagaagggcCAAGTTCAGTCTCTACCTCCCACCCTGCCAGTCCTGGACACACCCGGTGACACGGCACAACCGCAGCCAGCCATGAGAATGCAGCGCGCAGATAAAGAAGCAGCGCCCAAGAGATTGGCGGACGCCAAATCTCCACCACCAAAACCACAACAGCCGAAGAAAGAGGAACGGTTCTCCCTGCGATCGCGAGAGCGAGTGGGTGGTCCGGTGACCAGGAGCTTACAGATGTCCGGTGCAGCGCCGCCTGCTGAAATTAAAACTGAGGACCCACCAACTCAAGAGCCAAAAGAGACTCAG GAGGTGCTGACAAAGTGA